A genome region from Microbacterium profundi includes the following:
- a CDS encoding DUF3817 domain-containing protein — protein sequence MPEPKAASFPKIRGALKFYQIASIITGVMLLLLLAEMILKYSPIHVELIAGGSGGFLWFAPVIVGDGCQWFSLFVPGGMGCELISVGDGANLSLLILVTHGWFYVVYLFSAFRLWSLMRWPFSRFVMLALGGVIPALSFIMEAKVSREVKAYLASREAAVAAEASESQEAAR from the coding sequence ATGCCAGAACCGAAAGCTGCCTCCTTTCCGAAGATCCGTGGGGCGCTGAAGTTCTATCAGATCGCGTCGATCATCACCGGTGTCATGCTGCTTCTGCTGCTGGCCGAGATGATCCTGAAGTACAGCCCGATCCACGTGGAGCTGATCGCCGGCGGCTCTGGCGGCTTCCTCTGGTTCGCTCCGGTCATCGTCGGCGACGGATGCCAGTGGTTCTCGCTGTTCGTGCCCGGCGGCATGGGCTGCGAGCTCATCTCAGTGGGGGACGGAGCGAACCTGTCTCTGCTCATCCTCGTCACGCACGGCTGGTTCTACGTCGTTTACCTCTTCTCCGCGTTCCGCCTGTGGAGCCTGATGCGGTGGCCGTTCAGCCGCTTCGTCATGCTCGCTCTCGGCGGCGTCATCCCCGCGCTCTCCTTCATCATGGAGGCCAAGGTCTCTCGCGAGGTCAAGGCGTATCTCGCATCGCGTGAGGCGGCAGTCGCCGCCGAGGCATCAGAAAGCCAGGAGGCAGCGCGATGA